The following proteins come from a genomic window of Diorhabda carinulata isolate Delta chromosome X, icDioCari1.1, whole genome shotgun sequence:
- the LOC130901442 gene encoding dual specificity mitogen-activated protein kinase kinase 7-like produces the protein MSEATSKKIDELLYRIKNEGSPSNLGMSRSGTGGLPTSRRGLSLGLNSNNGSPVMTRPRNLNFSTRQNDDLETEKKLKEIMQISGDLTIDGELYKTDIKDMEHIEELGNGTCGHVVKMRHKPSRSIIAVKQMRRSGNSDENKRIIMDIEVVLKSHDCKYIVQCLGCFITDSEVWICMELMDTCFDKLLKRFKEPIPEEVLGKVTVATVEALSYLKDKHDVMHRDVKPSNILLDTKGNVKLCDFGISGRLVDSMAKTRSAGCAAYMAPERIEPPDPKNPDYDVRADVWSLGITLVEMATGVFPYQDCKTDFEMLSKVIGQAPPSLPTDKEFSPEFRDFVACCLIKDHKQRPKYTLLKNHPFMKKYEEINNVNVGEWYVKLIKQSEEMTYRASPRQNSTTHSIRQFFTGRQPSQIQLPPSTVNSYGVSNGKISPPSHTRPASSPSDKKVPHMSRYNYFRRENPSQESLVQSSKNDTPFQLNKNNVESMKEQLENKLEQTNAGSPLVLSSNTRRLLESSSSSSNAPYRHRRVASETRWRSPSASPLPLRTQFQVEEPHYNCGNTSPIILQRFYHQQKQQQMFREAEESGKKRFASYIKLQLGGDRSGRSSRHQSPEPPPRLNRYPNADNQSPLTLRRNFLENNSLNSPSLSRRYVSPTPPVPPPRRLSESSSVPGSPQHLRARFHYTPEPQRRPFKNDEVS, from the exons ATGTCTGAAGCGACTTctaaaaaaatagatgaattaCTTTACCGAATTAAAAACGAAGGAAGTCCCTCTAATTTAGGTATGAGTCGCTCTGGTACCGGAGGCCTACCCACTAGTCGGAGAGGTTTATCTC tGGGACTAAATAGCAACAATGGAAGCCCTGTTATGACTAGACCAAGAAATCTGAATTTTAGTACTCGACAAAATGATGatttagaaacagaaaaaaaactcaaagaAATAATGCAAATTAGTGGTGATTTAACAATAGATGGAGAATTGTACAAAACTGATATAAAGGATATGGAACATATAGAAGAACTGGGAAATGGTACATGTGGTCATGTAGTAAAAATGAGGCATAAACCTAGTAGAAGTATTATAGCAGTTAAG caAATGAGACGGTCTGGTAATAGTGATGAAAATAAAAGGATTATAATGGACATAGAAGTAGTCTTAAAGTCACACGACTGTAAATATATAGTTCAATGTTTAGGATGTTTCATAACAGATTCTGAAGTCTGGATCTGTATGGAACTCATGGATACTTGCTTTGATAAATTGTTAAAGAGGTTTAAAGAACCAATTCCAGAAGAAGTATTAGGAAAAGTAACAGTTGCT ACTGTGGAAGCTTTATCGTATTTGAAAGACAAACACGATGTTATGCATAGAGATGTAAAACcgtcaaatattttattagatacGAAAGGTAACGTAAAACTCTGTGATTTTGGTATCAGTGGAAGGCTAGTAGATTCCATGGCAAAAACAAGAAGTGCCGGTTGTGCGGCATATATGGCT cCTGAACGAATCGAGCCACCCGATCCTAAAAATCCCGATTATGATGTTAGAGCAGATGTTTGGTCCCTCGGCATTACCCTCGTAGAAATGGCGACGGGAGTGTTCCCGTATCAAGATTGCAAGACTGATTTTGAAATGCTTAGCAAAGTAATAGGACAGGCACCGCCAAGTCTACCGACTGATAAAGAATTTTCTCCTGAATTTAGAGACTTTGTAGCTTGTTG tttaataaAAGATCATAAACAAAGGCCCAAATACACATTATTGAAGAATCAtccatttatgaaaaaatacgaagaaataaataatgtgaatgTAGGCGAGTGGTATGTAAAATTGATCAAACAATCAGAAGAAATGACATACAGAGCGTCGCCTAG aCAAAATTCTACAACCCACTCAATTCGTCAGTTTTTCACCGGTCGTCAACCTTCACAAATTCAACTACCTCCTTCAACCGTAAATTCATACGGCGTATCGAATGGAAAAATTTCACCTCCTAGCCATACAAGGCCCGCATCATCTCCATCGGATAAAAAAGTTCCTCATATGTCTCGGTACAATTATTTTAGAAGAGAAAATCCTTCGCAAGAATCATTGGTTCAATCATCCAAAAATGATACCCCTTTCCAACTGAACAAAAATAACGTAGAATCAATGAAAGAGCAACTCGAAAATAAATTGGAGCAG aCGAATGCAGGATCTCCATTAGTCTTATCTTCTAATACCCGTCGACTTTTGGAAAGTTCTTCAAGTTCATCAAATGCTCCTTATCGACATCGAAGGGTAGCCAGTGAAACGAGATGGCGTTCTCCTAGTGCTTCACCTCTTCCGCTCAGAACACAATTTCAAGTGGAAGAGCCACATTACAACTGCGGAAATACTAGTCCTATAATACTCCAGAGATTTTATCACCAACAAAAACAGCAACAAATGTTCAGGGAGGCTGAAGAATCAG gAAAGAAACGTTTCGCCTCTTACATAAAATTGCAACTTGGTGGAGACCGTAGCGGTAGATCCTCAAGGCACCAAAGTCCGGAACCCCCTCCTCGGCTTAATAGATACCCTAATGCTGATAACCAAAGTCCCTTAACACTACGTAGAAATTTCTTAGAAAACAATTCTCTTAATTCTCCTAGTCTATCACGAAG GTACGTATCACCAACACCACCGGTGCCTCCTCCTCGGAGACTTTCAGAGAGTTCTTCAGTACCTGGATCCCCTCAACATTTACGTGCACGCTTCCACTACACTCCCGAGCCACAAAGAAGGCCTTTCAAAAATGATGAAGTCTCATAA